Genomic segment of Candidatus Neomarinimicrobiota bacterium:
AGCGACCCACCAGGTCTTCCAGAGGTTTTCCCTCCAGGGTGGCATAGATGGCATTGATTTCCGCTACCAGGGGTCTGAAACTGCGGATGTCCCGCTCGGACTTGGTGCCACCTAAAATCTTTTGAATCAAATTCATGCGCTTACAGCTCCACGGCCTGAGCCGCTGTTCAATTTCCCTTCCAGAATATCATGGTACACGGCATCCAGGATACCGTTGATAAAGCCTGGACTGTCATCGGTACTGTACTTCTTGGCAATTTCGATGGCCTCACTGATGCTCACTTTCAAAGGTACATTATCAAAGTTAACCATTTCTACAATCGCGAGTTCCAGTATAAGTCGATCAATCAGTGTCACGCGCCCCAACTCCCAGTGTTCCAGTTTGGAAGCAATAGTCTGGTCCGCCCAGTCCTGGCGTTTCAGAGCCTGTCTCACGAGTTCCAGGCAATAGCCTTGAACCTCTTCCGGGAGCGCTTCTTCGCCTTCAGCGGCCAGGAAGTCAATGGTCTCTTCCGGCCGGCTGCCACCAAGGTTGGCGGCGTACAGACACTGCAGGGCCATTTCGCGGGCGCGCCGCCGAACCTTTCTGGTAATTGGCTACCCCCTTCTGAATACCCGGCTGGGAGTGCTGGTATAAAAGGTCTTGAACTTGGCGACGGCCCGAATACGGTACTCAGCCAAGCGATCGGAGGCTACGCTGGTAGGAATTCCCTCCGCAGCCGACATCTTGAAAATTTCCATTAGCGTGTCGTAGATCCCCTCGGCCTGTTTGAAGGCCCGCTCGCGGTTGTAGCCCTCCAGCTCGTTAGCTACATTGATGAGACCCCCGGAGTTGATCGCATAATCGGGAGCGTAGAGAATATTCCGTTTGAG
This window contains:
- the nusB gene encoding transcription antitermination factor NusB, with the translated sequence MTRKVRRRAREMALQCLYAANLGGSRPEETIDFLAAEGEEALPEEVQGYCLELVRQALKRQDWADQTIASKLEHWELGRVTLIDRLILELAIVEMVNFDNVPLKVSISEAIEIAKKYSTDDSPGFINGILDAVYHDILEGKLNSGSGRGAVSA
- a CDS encoding leucine dehydrogenase is translated as VHVFAPCALGAVLNDKTIPEIKAPIVAGAANNQLASSKEHGAALLKRNILYAPDYAINSGGLINVANELEGYNRERAFKQAEGIYDTLMEIFKMSAAEGIPTSVASDRLAEYRIRAVAKFKTFYTSTPSRVFRRG